The Proteiniphilum propionicum genome contains the following window.
AACTAATGTTTGAAAAAAACGACAAATCATTTCCCGTTGGAATTGACAGAAATACCGGACATCAAATGTTTGGATGGTTGAAAATTATAGGTACACCAGTAAAAGAATTCTAATGAATATTTACGCGAAATCGGGACCGGAGTGGACACCACTTGTGGAGCATTTAATACATGTTTGCACTGCCGTAGAAAAAGTTGCTATTCATTTGGGGATGAACATCGAAGTGGCTAGAAACGGGGCCATTTTACACGATATAGGCAAATCTCATCCTGTTTTTCAAAAACGATTACGAAATAAACATCGAGTCTATGTGGATGTTTTTAGACATGAAATCGCCTCTCTATTCTTTCTTTCTGCTTTTCCTCGTGAACAATGGAGTGAACTGATTGAAATGGCCGTGAGCCATCACAAGTCAGTAAAAAATGACGTTAATAAACTCGGGCTCCTTGATTTAGAACAACTCTGCGATTACGAAGATTTTCACTTAGGCAATTGGGACAAATGGAGTGAAGATGCATGGAAAATTCTTTTGGAGTTGGGTGTGTCCTATAAACTTATTACAGTTCGTGAAGCACGAGAAAACCTGCTTTACTGTGTAAAATACTGTGCTAAAAAGAACAATACAAGAGGTTTTTCCGAATGGAAAGGTTTGTTGATGGCGGGCGATCATTTAGCTTCTGCCTTAATTGACAAAACGGAAGAAAACTCAATGAAACTTTTCACTAAACCTGATCTATCTTTTTACAATAGAACACACTCGTTATATCCTTTATCTCAAATAAAAGCAGACAGCCTCAGAAAACATACTATTGTTGTAGCTTGTACAGGTGCAGGAAAAACTGATTATCTTTTAAGAAGATGCAAGGGACGAGTTTTTTACACCTTGCCTTTTCAGGCATCGATCAATGCTATGTTTAAGCGTGTAGGGAAAGATCTGGAAAAAGACAATCCCAATTTAGACATTCGTGTGCTTCATTCAACATCAAAGATAATTAAGGGGAAAAACACAGATGAAGAGGTTGTTTTGCAATCCCAGATAGGCGCTTCCGTGAAAATTCTCACACCACATCAGTTGAGTGCACTTGCCTTTGGAATGAAAGGTTACGAGGCATTGATTTTAGATTTAAAAGGTTGTGATGTGATTTTAGACGAAGTCCATACATATACGGGAGTTTCACAGGCGATTGTGCTGAAATTAGTGGAGGTGTTGAAACGAATAGGTTGCAAAATACACATAGGTACAGCCACAATGCCCATAATCCTTTATAAAAAGATTAAAGAACTTCTCGGAGATGATGTATTGGAGATAAAGTTATCGCCTACCGAATTAGATAAATTTGACAGACACATTATTCATAAGATAAGTTCTTTTTATGATTCGGAGGCGTTGATAAAGAGAGCAATATCCAAAAAGAAAAAAGTACTGATAGTACTCAATAAAGTAAAAACGGCACAAGATATTTTTGATTATATAAAAAGTAAAAAAGAGTTTGAAAATATTCCGACAATGCTTCTGCATAGCCGATTTAAACGTGGAGATAGAAATCAAAAAGAAAAGAACTTAATCGGTTTAGATGAAGATGGAAAATCATTGAATGTTTATAATACTTCATCAGATGGTTGTATTGTAATTTCAACCCAGATTGTGGAAGTTAGTTTAGATATTAGTTTCGATATAATGATTACAGAATGTGCTCCATTAGACGCCTTAATCCAACGGTTTGGGCGTGTAAACAGAGTAAGAAACTTACAAACCATTGGAAAGTATATGCCCGTTTATGTGATCTCGCCACCGGACGATGAGAAAAATGCAAGACCTTACGATTTGGAAGTTTTGAAAAAATCGTATGCACAGTTAGATGACGGGCAAGTGTTACACGAACGAGATTTGCAAAATAAAATTGACAATATATTTACGCAAATTGACTTTATGAGCATTGAGGAACATTCTGTTTTTAAAAGCAATGGAGAAATCAGCATCGACTGCTTGTCACATAACGGCAAAGCTATTTTGTTTGACTTGCTTGAAATAGACAGCGTTGCGTGTGTTACGGAAAGCGATTTGTATGAATATGAAAACAGCAGTTTTGAACAAAGACTAAACTTGGAAATCCCTACTTATTACTACTCAGTATCAAAAAAACGTCAGTCAGATAAAGGGAATCGTCCTTTCATTGTGCCCGATTGTGCATATTGTACAGAAAAGGGCTTATTAGCCGATAAAATTAATTCATCAACAGGAGTTATATTATGATTACAACAATTATAGGAAAAACTTTTCTTAAAGCATACAATGAGCAGTTCGGAAAAGATTATTCAGCAAAAGAGTTTTTTGTGAAAGAATATTTTGAATTGTTCTTTAATCATCCAAAATACATGCAATGGGTTACAAATTCGCCTTTTGTACAAATGAAAAAAGGACAAAAACCCGAGCTGTTAAGTTCAGATGAACGATTGGAAAAGCTAATGAACTTACATGAAAAAGTTAGCGGAGAGGTTGCTGACGCCAGCTTTGCCATTGGCTACCCAGCATCGGAAAGTGGAGATTTTGCAAGTACGTCCGGATTGGTTTCAGATATTGTAACTATTGCGGATGAAGAAGACATTTACTTTTCGTGGATTGGTTCTGGATTGGGAATTGGCGTAGCAGGCGGATATAATCTATTGATTGATGACGCTACTATTCTTATGGAAATTTACGAGGGTTGGAGGCATTATCGTAAATATCTGAATGACCCAACTTTGGACAAACTGCGCGGTAATCAAATCAATACATGGAACGGGCAATGGCTGACCTTTAAATTAGGAAATGATTTTGTAAAAGATTTTGATTTCACACGTTTACATACCCAACAGATATTTTCAATAACCGATAAGGTAATGGAGATTAATACTGTTAATTGGTCTAACCTGTTTTTCAGCTTATCCAATCTTTATCCAAACGGTAATGTAATTGCTTATGTTTACAGTTTTGGGCAGACAAATAAAACAGTAGGATTCATTCCTCTATACCTTAGATCCGGGTCAAGACTGAAAGATATCTGGCGACAGTTGTATGGAAACCCTGAACGGTTTAACAGTAAAGAATTTCAATCACTTTTTGGGATGCACATAAAGCGAGCTTGTGAAATAGGAAGCATCGGACTTCACGCTTTACGTCCCGAAGGATTAAAAAAATATATGGATGAAGCAAAAAATATTTCATTCAAAAAAGAAGAAGATACAATAATTTATAAATCCTATAAAACTTGGTTAATAGCTATGATGTCAAGAAACAAAGAAGAAATTACGGATTTTACCGAAAATTTAGCAGAACTAATTCTACGGTTTAGAAAAGGAGCTTCCGGTAACGACCGGAAAAACCTCATAGAGCAAAGGCTCTTTGGAGGTAAAACAACTAAAAAGGTGTTTTTAGACGCACTTACAGAAATGGTTGCAGGAGTGGAAGGAGAAGATTTGGAGAGATTAAAAGAGTTAAGAAACGACATTCATTTGATGACGAATGAGGAATTCGGATACTTCAACACACTTTTGAAATTCGATTACGCTTATTTAGAGAAAAACAGTTAAATCATTAATTAAATACATAAAAACATGAGTACGATTTACGTAAGAACATTGAAAAGGGCAGAGCATACGGTTTTTTGCGTTGCAGACGGACAAAAAACATACTATGATGTTCAATTTGACCGCTACATTCCGTTTTCAAGCGGACAACAGGTTAAAAGATCTATTGTTGACGCCATCAGCAATGCATTGAATGAAGTTCCCAGTCCAACCACTTTTTTATTTGACGTTACTAAACAAAAAGAATTGAAAGAAGGCGAAGTTTACGGGACTTGCGATCCATCTTATGCCGATCAATTATTTGGGGGTTGGATGAAAGCCGCAAAAGGTGGAAAAGACCGTACATTAAAAAGACGAAGTCCGCTGTCCATTTCGGCAATGCGGGCGCTACATCCATTATTGGCTGGTGTGAGCAGAGAAAACATCTCTTTCGACAGAAGTGACCGTCCTAATAATGAAGTAATAGTAAGAAATGCCGATGGAGAAATAATGACTGAGGAGGAAATATCTGCATTTTTAGAAGAAAAAGACAGAAGCCTTAGTCGCAAGTGGATACCTAACAATAGCAGAGCAACCGGTTTATTTGTTTTCGATATTGCTATCGATTTGCGAAGATTATTTTGTGTTTCCACCAGCCAATTAGAGCCTGAAATAACAGAAGAAACCATTGTTAAATTAAGAGAAAATGGTTGGATTGACACAAAAAATGCTTTTGGCGAATGCCTGTTGGCACCATTAGCATTAAGAGAAAAATGGGCAAAAGCATTGGCATATGCCATTGTTAATTGGAAGATAACATCCAACCAATCCCGCACATTCAGCTTGATGGATACTTTGGCAATAGCTATTAGCGATAATGCCAATTTAATAGGAGGTTCAATTCGTGCAAAGCTCTCAGAAGAAAATTCAGAAAAAGCTCAGCCTATCATTGAAGAAGATATGAAGAATGTTGATACGTTTATTTCACTTCAAGCCGGAGGCTTCATTCAAACCAAGGGAGAAAAAATCGATGCACTCGAAAAAGCCGAACAAAAACTAATTGATTTAATGATGGCTTTTGATTACGGAAATCAGCTATAAATAAAAGCGGTGTAACAGCCGCTTTATCTTTACGACAATGAACCTCACTGCTACCCACATCAATTACCAGCAAATCTGCAAGCGAAAGCTTTGGCTTTTTGCCAACGGCATCAATATGGAACACACATCCGATATGGTGTACGATGGGAAACTGCTGCACGAAACATCGTATCCCCAACGTGCAGAACGATATGAAGAGATGCTTATCTCCGCCGAATATGAAGGCGTTTCGCTATTCGGACAAATCGATTATTTCGATGCACGTAACAATACCGTTCACGAAACCAAACGAAGCGATAAAGTAGAAGAGGCGCACTCGCGTCAGCTCAAATTCTACCTCTGGTTGCTGGAACTTAACGGTGTAGAGGAAGCCACCGGATTATTGGAATACCCTAAATTACGTAAAACCGATGAAGTATTTCTTGACGATAAAGATCGCGAACAACTCAAAAAGTCGGTATCGGAAATTAAAACATTGATTGAAAGTGATACCTGTCCGCCCGCTATCAATGCAAAAATCTGTAAAAGTTGCAGCTATTTTGATTTTTGTTATTCGGGAGAGTGAAAAATGTAATATTGGAAATTATTTCCACAAAATAAACAAAAAATGAATCGATATTTAGTAAAAGCCGATATTTCCGGCATACAGAACTACATCTTTGACACAACGTCGAAAAAAGCAAGCCAGAATCTAAAAGCCCGTTCGTTTTACATTTATGTCCTTACTCATATCATTGAAGAGTATCTAAAACGAGAGTTTCAAGTAGAAGAAGTAATTTACAATGGCGGAGGAAATCTGTTAATATGTCTGAAAGCTGAAGAAAGTGTAATTTCTATTAAAACAAAAGAATTACAACACAACTTTCTTACAAAGGATGTTTATATTCATTTTTCTTGGGTATTGTATGATGATGATAATTTCAAAGAAAAAAACCGAGCAGTAAACCAACTTTTGGCAAAAAATAAATTGTCAAAAAACATCTACCCTACTACATTTCAAGTAACAGCTGACAATATAGGTAGTGAAAATATCGTCAAACAGTTGATAAATGCAGATGGTTTTAGCATTATTCCCGGTGAAACCCCTAAAGGTATCTCTTTGGTCGGTTTTTCAGTGTCGTTTTCAAATGCCGAAAAAAGTTTCAAAAACAATATGATCAACAAATTGCCTATGAAAGACAACCATACTGTCATCGACTTTGATTCCATTGCAGATAGCGCTGTAATGAGAAATGCCGACAGCAAACTGGCAGCCCTAAAGCTGGATGTTGATAATTTGGGAGCTGTTTTTAAGAATAAAGAGAAAACTGACTACAAAAAACTTTCCACCGGAATTGACGTTTTTTTCAGTCGAACACTCTATGAAAAAGCTTTAAAGAAATATATCGATAGTGGAGACATTTATCCCGTTTTTGCAGGTGGCGACGATTGCTTTTTGATTGGTGCTTGGGATGTGATTTTTGATATTGCAGGAAAAATACAACAATTATTTGCCAGAGCACAAGCGGAAATAAGAAGTACGCTTACCGAAAAAGAGGAAAACGACATTACAATTTCGGCGGGGATAGTAGTTGTAAATGCCAAATTTCCGATGATACGTTTGGCGGAAGAGGCTGAGAATGCATTGGATTTATCCAAAACAAACGGTAAAAACAGGATTACTGTTTTTGGTGAACCCCTTACCTGGCAAGAATTTGAATCGGCAAAAGATATTGCATACCAACTGTCCGAACTCGTAGTTAAGGGCGAGAGCCGAGCGCTTATTCAAAGAGTAAAGTCGTCGGACTTGGGTTACAAAAGTTTGCAAAACACCGCCGTGAACAGAGGAAAAATAGAGATTCCGAAAGTGCACCGCTTGAAATATTATTTGCGAAATGTAAAAAATAAAGAAAATCTACCCGTTATAGAGGGAATTTTTAACGATTATACAAACAGTCTGTTGCAAGACTTTATGCACTCAAGTACCACAAACAACGCACTAAAATATCCCATTGCGGCGCGATGGGCTGAATTATTAACCAAAAATTTAAAATCTTAGTATATATGGCAGAAAAATTAAAAAAACAATTTCAATCCAAGTCCAATGCAGGAAAAAGTCGTGAAGTAAAAACTCTTCACGATTTCGCGCAAGAGGTCAAAAGTCAATATTTTGAAGAAGCTCTTTTCGAGCAATTGTTGCAGTTAAACACATCTGATATCGGATTGCAAAAAAAACTTCCTGTTGATACGGTAATCACCGCAGTAGAAAAGTTTGTAAAGGCGTATTCCGATGCAATTTCGCCCACACAATTACGGAATATTTATTCTAAAATAAAGGGTGTGACGTCATCGTTAGAGCTGAAACTATTACGGCCAAACTTGGCGTATGTGGCTGCAAGGCAGCAAAATGACAGAGAGGATAAAGCAAAGAAAATGATTGCTTTCATAGACCTTCTTATACAGAAAACAGATGATGATAGTTTGGATTCTTTCAAAAAACTAATGGAAATCATCATTGCTTATCACAAGTTTTACAACACAAAAAAATAATCAACAAATGAAACTCATTGAAAAAGACATAATTAGTGGCACCATATTATTGAAAACCGGACTTCACATTGGCGGCTCTAAAAGCAGTTTAGATATTGGCGGATTAGATAGTCCGGTGATAAAAACGCCGCTGGGTGTGCCCTACATTCCTGGAAGCTCGCTTAAAGGGAAAATTCGCACTTTGCTCGGTTTGTCACACGGTGCTATTAAACTTGAAGAAGACAAACAGATTACTAAAAAAATGTTTGGTTCGGCTGAAAAAGTATGGACTGAACCCACACGGCTTATTTTTCGCGACGCAGTGTTGGATGTGGACAAATTTATGGAAGATTTTACCAATAATAATGCTTCGCTCGAAACCGATTTTTCAGAAGAGAAATACGAAAATACTATCGATAGAAAATCCGGGAAAACTCAAGGTGGTGGTTTGCGCAATATTGAGCGCGTACCTGCCGGAGCCGTATTCTCTTTTGAAATCGTAATTAACATTTTCGATAAAGACGATAAGAATGCGATGCTTCAAGAATTGGAAAAAGGACTCAATCTCTTACAAGATGATTATCTAGGAGGCAGCGGAACACGCGGATACGGCAAAGTAGAAATAACGTGCAATATTAAAAATCCCACAACAAAAACATATAACTAATGCGCAAAGCTATTATCTTAAAATGCAGGCAGGGTAGCCGCTTTCATTTTGGCGAATTTGCAAGGGACCAATCCATAGCACTGTTTCATACCGCGGACTACATACATTCCGATGTGATGTTTGCAGCTTTCATCAGTGCATTGGCGCAGCTGCGTCCGGAAAAAACAGATACTTTCAGAACACATTTTCAAGAAGGAAATATCCGGTTTTCTTCAGGCTTCTACGCCATAGAACACAAGGAACAGATGATATTGTTATTGCCAAAACCTGCTATATTAAATATTTACCCGACCGACAATCCGAAGAAATTCAAGAAAATACAGTTTATATCCAAGGGCGTATGGGAAAAAGGCATTGCACCGGATAAATGGTTTTCAAACGACAGCCCATGCATAAGCCCCAATGAAAAGAGTATTTTCTTGAAAGAGGAAGTTGGTAACAATGCAATATTTGTACTCAGCCAAAAGCAAGATATACAAAAGGTTAAGGTGCGAGATGCAGAAGATAAAGATAGTCTCTACACACAAACCGATTTGGTTATGCAAGGCAATGAAGATTATGCCGTACATTGGTATTTTTTGGCAGAAACCAAATTGATAGACGAAGACAAAAAGCTATTTAGTCAGGCTATTGAATTATTAGTGGCGAACGGTATTGGTGGCGAACGCTCAACCGGTTGCGGAAATATTAAAAGCATTGAATATCGCGATTTTGAATTTCAAACAAATCAGCCGTCGAATTATCAAGTGGCATTATCCTTAGTTTTTCCTCAAGAAAAAGATATGGATTTCTGTAAATACTATCAAACCAAATTTCGGGGAGGAATGTGTTTTAGCTCAGAAAAAAGGCTGCCCGTAGCAACAGCTCTTCTTGAAGGAGCCGTGATGAACGAAAAACTTAAACCAGATGTACTTGATTTTTCGCAAAACGAAAAAAAATACTGGAAATACAGCGGCGATATTTTTCTGCCACTACCACAATTGTTTAATCCTTAATTCCTATTTTTTATGAGCGAATCCGCATACAGAATAACAACTCTTACGCCTGTTTCCATTGGCGATGGCAACACGCTGTCCGCATTTGCCGATTATGTACTGGAAAAAGGAAAAATCCACTACATCAACCAACAAGCTATAAGAGATAAAATGGGCGAAAAATCCGAACTTATTGATATTTATGTAGAGGGAATGATTCGGGGTAAATCCAACACCACCAACGCGTTTAACTTGAAAGATTTCATTGTAAATAGACTCAAACTAACATTACAACAAGCAGCTTCGCACAGTATAGACGCGTGTAGTGTAGGTGGTAAAAAAGAATTATATACCGTTGTGAAAAATGTGGGGCAATCGCCTTACATCCCGGGTAGCACGCTCAAAGGTGCCATAAAAACCGCGTTGCTTTATGATTGGCTTATTAACGAGGATGAAGGACAGCTGTGGTGCAGTCAATATGTAAACGATTTTAATAATGAAGAATTAAATAAAAGGCTTATTCTAGAATTCGACAAATTTGAACTTGCCGTAAGTGACAGTTCTTTGATGCGATTTGATGCTTTGGAGGCAATAGAAATCAAACGATTGAATATTAAGAAAGGCACTTTGGATATTCCGCAGACAAGGGAAGCAATAAAAGATAACAATACCTGTGAATGCGAAATAAGAAACGTACGGAAACTTATAGAAGAAAAAGTAGATGGGACGAAAGTTTATAAAAACTATTCGTGGGAAGAGTTTTGCGAAATAATTAACAAATTTAGCGATGATTCTTGCAATATAGAATGGGAAATAATGGAATCCTTCAAAGAAAAATTGGATAATAAATATTATAAACGTCTTGAAAATTTCTACTCCATAGTTCAGAAAAAAGCCGAAAATAACACAACCGCCTACCTGCGTTTGGGAGCAGGCAAGGGATTCTATTTCAATTCGGTAGCACTCTCTTTATTCGACACAGACACAACAGATGACAAAAGTCGATTTCTTAAATTATTGAAAGCAAACGGTTACGGCAAAGTGTATAAGCCACAAACACGGCGAGAAGAATCGTATGACCTAAAAGCAGACCAATTTCCGATAACACGGTTTGTGGAAATAATAGATACGAAGCCTTTGGGCTGGGTGAAAATTGAAAAAATAGATAATTATGGCAAGAAAAGTTTTGATTAGTTTTATTGGTACAGGACCTTTAAATAAGAATAATTCGGCAGAAAGAATTTACAAAACAGCCAAATATAAATTGGGAGAAAATATTGAAGAAACGTCATTTTTAGCTTCGGCTCTCGGAAAGTTTTTAGATGTGGATACCTATTTTTTGTTTGGTACAATGAAATCAATGTGGGAAGCAGTATATGAAAAATTTGCAGAGCAAAAACGGTTAGAAATAGATGAAGCTTATTGGCTTCAGCTTTCGGAACAATGTGGAGAAAATGCCAATCACAATTCAAAATTAGATGTCTCATTATTCCAAAAAATTGAAATAATCTTAGGAAATGATTCAAAAATTTTCCCCATTTATTACGGTTTGAATGAAAAAGAGATTGAAGAAAATTTCTCTATTTTCGCTGATGCTATGAGTTATTTGCAAGATGGAGATGAAATCTTTTTGGATATTACCCACTCTTTTCGTTCGTTGCCACTATTTGCCACGACAGCCCTGTCTTTCATAAAAGATGTAGCAGATAAAAAAATATCTTTTTCGGGAATATACTACGGAATGCTTGAAGCCGGAAGAGAGTTTGGAGGTATTGTGCCGGTAGTAAATCTATCGTATATGAGTGAACTTCAAAACTGGATAAAAGGTGCATATTCTTTTAATCATTTTGGAAATGGATATTTATTAGCCGAATTGTTACGAGAAAAAAACAAAACGACATCAGATAAGCTAACGCAGTTTACTAATGTGTTGTCAATGAATTTTATACACGAGATAAAAAGCCAAATTAGCTTACTCACATCGCTGGCTTCAAACACGTATCCACTACCAGAACAGATTATTTTGCCGAAAGCATTCAGCGCGTTTGCAAAACGTTTCTCAAATTTAAAAAAACAATCCGAATATCAGTTCGAATTAAGTGTTTGGCACAAAGAAAACTCAAACTACGGATTGTCTTATTTGTGTTTGGTTGAAGCAATCGTAACCTATGTTTGTGAACAAGAGGGAAGTGTGGCAACCGATGAAATTGCAAGAAATAGTGCCAAAGATAGCATTTATAATGATAGCCGTTATTCGCATATTAAATCAATACATTGCAAGGCGAATACATACCGAAAAAACTCTGCCCATCTATTAGAAAACGTGCAAGTGAATGCTCAAAAAGCTGTGACAGAATTGAGTATCCTCCTTTTAGAATTTAACAAAATACTGAAATCCAATGCTTATTAATCTTACTAACCACCCTGTTTCGCAATGGAGCGACAAGCAGAGAAACGAAGCTCTACGGATGTTTGGCGAAATAACAGATATTCCTTTCCCAAGAATTTTCCCGGAAGCGGGAACAGGAGAAATAGTATATGTGGTGGATGAATATGTGGAAAAAATACTAAAGTTGGGAATGCAGAATACGTCTATTACTGTTCATATTATGGGCGAGCATACGTTCTGTTATAATCTAATCAGGAAATTATTGGCAAAAGGCATACCTTGCGTGGCATCTACAAGCCAGAGGATGGTGGAAGAAACGGCATCCCACGAAAAAATGGTAAGGTTTGACTTTGTCAGATTCCGAGAATATGTTTAATCAATATCTGATTGACCAATGAAAAAAACCTACTATCTTTTCAATTCGGGGCGTCTTTCACGGAAAGACAATACTTTGAAGTTTGTTACGATGGAAGAAGATGTAAACGGCATTCCGTGCGAAGAGCAGCCGCGTTATATTCCCGTGGAGGCCATCGATCAGTTCTATGTTTTTGGCTCGTTGGACGCCAATAGTGCGCTCTATAATTTTCTCGGTCAAAATAATATTGCCTTGCACTTTTTCGATTATTACGAAAATTATACCGGTTCGTTTATGCCACGTGATTCGCTGCTTGCCGGACGAATGATTTTGGCACAGACCAAAGCGTTTCAGAATAAAAAGAAGCGTATGGAAATCGCTCGTCAGTTTATTTATGGTGCGGCATTTAATATGCAGAAAAACCTTCAATACTATAACCGGCGGGGCAAGGACATGGAGGATTTGATGGAACTTATTACAGCACATTCAGCAAATATCGATAAAGCTAATGCACCCGATGAACTTATGGGCATTGAAGGGAATATTCGCCAAGTTTATTACGATGCATTCAATCTTATTCTTAACGATTTTGAGATGGGAAATCGTACAAAGCAGCCCCCTCGAAATGAAGTGAATGCTTTGATTTCGTTCGGAAACATGATGTGTTATTCCGAGTGCCTTCGAGCCATTCATCAAACGCAGCTCAATCCCACTATCAGTTATCTGCATACGCCGGGCGAGAGGCGTTATTCGCTAGCGTTGGATATTGCCGAAGTTTTCAAACCCATTATCGTCGATAGAGTCATCTTCAAGCTAATAAACAAGAAAGAGATCCAAGAACGTCACTTCGATAAACGTCTGAACAGTTGCTTGCTGAATCCGGCGGGGAAAAAGATTTTCGTAAAAGCCATAGATGACCGTTTCAACGAAACCATCAAACACCGTTCGCTCAACCGAAGTGTAAGTTACAAGCATCTAATTAAATTGGAGTGCTACAAGCTGGCAAAATGTTTACTGGGAATAGAGACTTATCGACCTTTTAAAATGTATTGGTAATATGTACGTGGTTTTGGTTTATGACTGCGGCGAAAAGCGTGTGGGAAAGATGTTAAAACTCTGTCGTAAATACTTGACATGGATACAAAATTCGGTATTTGAAGGCGAGATTACTGAAGTCAAATTAAAAGAATTAACTTTGAAAGCTGAAAAAATAATGAATTCCGAAGAAGACAGCCTAATAATTTTTTCAAGCAGGCAGGAAAAATGGCTTGAAAAGCAAATCGTTGGAAAAGAACGTGGTATCACCGATAATTTTCTTTGATGGATTGTCGAAGGCGTTTCTTTTTGTGATAAAGATAAAATTTTTTACATCATGAGTTCTTTGACATATTGAAAATCAA
Protein-coding sequences here:
- the cas3 gene encoding CRISPR-associated helicase Cas3', yielding MNIYAKSGPEWTPLVEHLIHVCTAVEKVAIHLGMNIEVARNGAILHDIGKSHPVFQKRLRNKHRVYVDVFRHEIASLFFLSAFPREQWSELIEMAVSHHKSVKNDVNKLGLLDLEQLCDYEDFHLGNWDKWSEDAWKILLELGVSYKLITVREARENLLYCVKYCAKKNNTRGFSEWKGLLMAGDHLASALIDKTEENSMKLFTKPDLSFYNRTHSLYPLSQIKADSLRKHTIVVACTGAGKTDYLLRRCKGRVFYTLPFQASINAMFKRVGKDLEKDNPNLDIRVLHSTSKIIKGKNTDEEVVLQSQIGASVKILTPHQLSALAFGMKGYEALILDLKGCDVILDEVHTYTGVSQAIVLKLVEVLKRIGCKIHIGTATMPIILYKKIKELLGDDVLEIKLSPTELDKFDRHIIHKISSFYDSEALIKRAISKKKKVLIVLNKVKTAQDIFDYIKSKKEFENIPTMLLHSRFKRGDRNQKEKNLIGLDEDGKSLNVYNTSSDGCIVISTQIVEVSLDISFDIMITECAPLDALIQRFGRVNRVRNLQTIGKYMPVYVISPPDDEKNARPYDLEVLKKSYAQLDDGQVLHERDLQNKIDNIFTQIDFMSIEEHSVFKSNGEISIDCLSHNGKAILFDLLEIDSVACVTESDLYEYENSSFEQRLNLEIPTYYYSVSKKRQSDKGNRPFIVPDCAYCTEKGLLADKINSSTGVIL
- the csm4 gene encoding type III-A CRISPR-associated RAMP protein Csm4; its protein translation is MRKAIILKCRQGSRFHFGEFARDQSIALFHTADYIHSDVMFAAFISALAQLRPEKTDTFRTHFQEGNIRFSSGFYAIEHKEQMILLLPKPAILNIYPTDNPKKFKKIQFISKGVWEKGIAPDKWFSNDSPCISPNEKSIFLKEEVGNNAIFVLSQKQDIQKVKVRDAEDKDSLYTQTDLVMQGNEDYAVHWYFLAETKLIDEDKKLFSQAIELLVANGIGGERSTGCGNIKSIEYRDFEFQTNQPSNYQVALSLVFPQEKDMDFCKYYQTKFRGGMCFSSEKRLPVATALLEGAVMNEKLKPDVLDFSQNEKKYWKYSGDIFLPLPQLFNP
- the csm3 gene encoding type III-A CRISPR-associated RAMP protein Csm3; the encoded protein is MKLIEKDIISGTILLKTGLHIGGSKSSLDIGGLDSPVIKTPLGVPYIPGSSLKGKIRTLLGLSHGAIKLEEDKQITKKMFGSAEKVWTEPTRLIFRDAVLDVDKFMEDFTNNNASLETDFSEEKYENTIDRKSGKTQGGGLRNIERVPAGAVFSFEIVINIFDKDDKNAMLQELEKGLNLLQDDYLGGSGTRGYGKVEITCNIKNPTTKTYN
- a CDS encoding Cas10/Cmr2 second palm domain-containing protein, which gives rise to MNRYLVKADISGIQNYIFDTTSKKASQNLKARSFYIYVLTHIIEEYLKREFQVEEVIYNGGGNLLICLKAEESVISIKTKELQHNFLTKDVYIHFSWVLYDDDNFKEKNRAVNQLLAKNKLSKNIYPTTFQVTADNIGSENIVKQLINADGFSIIPGETPKGISLVGFSVSFSNAEKSFKNNMINKLPMKDNHTVIDFDSIADSAVMRNADSKLAALKLDVDNLGAVFKNKEKTDYKKLSTGIDVFFSRTLYEKALKKYIDSGDIYPVFAGGDDCFLIGAWDVIFDIAGKIQQLFARAQAEIRSTLTEKEENDITISAGIVVVNAKFPMIRLAEEAENALDLSKTNGKNRITVFGEPLTWQEFESAKDIAYQLSELVVKGESRALIQRVKSSDLGYKSLQNTAVNRGKIEIPKVHRLKYYLRNVKNKENLPVIEGIFNDYTNSLLQDFMHSSTTNNALKYPIAARWAELLTKNLKS
- the cas4 gene encoding CRISPR-associated protein Cas4 — protein: MNLTATHINYQQICKRKLWLFANGINMEHTSDMVYDGKLLHETSYPQRAERYEEMLISAEYEGVSLFGQIDYFDARNNTVHETKRSDKVEEAHSRQLKFYLWLLELNGVEEATGLLEYPKLRKTDEVFLDDKDREQLKKSVSEIKTLIESDTCPPAINAKICKSCSYFDFCYSGE
- a CDS encoding CRISPR-associated protein Cas7, which gives rise to MSTIYVRTLKRAEHTVFCVADGQKTYYDVQFDRYIPFSSGQQVKRSIVDAISNALNEVPSPTTFLFDVTKQKELKEGEVYGTCDPSYADQLFGGWMKAAKGGKDRTLKRRSPLSISAMRALHPLLAGVSRENISFDRSDRPNNEVIVRNADGEIMTEEEISAFLEEKDRSLSRKWIPNNSRATGLFVFDIAIDLRRLFCVSTSQLEPEITEETIVKLRENGWIDTKNAFGECLLAPLALREKWAKALAYAIVNWKITSNQSRTFSLMDTLAIAISDNANLIGGSIRAKLSEENSEKAQPIIEEDMKNVDTFISLQAGGFIQTKGEKIDALEKAEQKLIDLMMAFDYGNQL
- the csm2 gene encoding type III-A CRISPR-associated protein Csm2, translating into MAEKLKKQFQSKSNAGKSREVKTLHDFAQEVKSQYFEEALFEQLLQLNTSDIGLQKKLPVDTVITAVEKFVKAYSDAISPTQLRNIYSKIKGVTSSLELKLLRPNLAYVAARQQNDREDKAKKMIAFIDLLIQKTDDDSLDSFKKLMEIIIAYHKFYNTKK